The genome window TAAAGCCGCCAGTCTCATCCTGCAAGCTCCTGATATGCTCCCAGTGCTCCACGATCTCGCGCGTTGTTTCGACGGTACCAAACATCATCGTAGCCGTCGTCTTTAGCCCCTCCTCATGCGCCTCGCGGTGGATCCGCAGCCAGGTCTGCACGTCGCATTTTTTAGGCGCGATCACGTCTCGGACGCGGTCGCTAAGTATCTCTGCTCCGGCTCCGGGCATCGAGTAGAGCCCCTTTTCTCGCAGACGGCGTAGCGCCTCCCTGGTGCTTATGCGCGAGATCCTCGCGATATAGTCGATCTCGACCGCCGAAAATCCGTGAATCGTGATGCTTGGGTAGTTTTTCGCGATAAACTCCACGAGATCCTCGTACCACTCGATTTTTAGCTTCGGGTGTACGCCGCCTTGAAATAAAATTTGCGTCCCGCCGATAGCGATGAGCTCCTCGATCTTTTGCCCAATCTCCTCAAAGCTAAGAACGTAGGCGTCCTCGTCCTTATGATCGCGGTAAAACGCGCAAAATTTACAGTCCACCCAGCACGCGTTCGTGTAGTTGATGTTTCTATCCACGATAAATGTCGTGACGCCGTCAGAGTGCAGCTCGCGTTTGCGCGCTAGAGCCATCGCTCCAAGCTCGTTTAGCTCGGCGTTTTCTATCAAATTTACCGCCTCGTCCACGCTTAGTCTATTCAAATTTTTCCTTTAAATTTTTTACGCGAGTTTAGCAAAAAACGCTTTTATCTTTGATAAATTCACGTTTTTTTAACGTCTTGCGGATATCGTTTCGCGCCTCAACGCAAAGGAAAAAGAAATGATTTTAAAATCCGTAAGAAACGCGGCCAAGCTAAGAAATTTAGCCCTTTTGGCGCTAGACGGGGCATCAAATTTGCCGCGGCATTTAAATTTAACCCATTTTTGCCGTCCGCTCAAATTTAACCAGATTTATAAAGCTTAAATTTGATAAAATCGCGAGACATTTTATCAAAGGAGAAAAGATGAAAAATTTAGTTTTAGCTGCGATTTTGGCGCTGTTTTTTGCAGGCTGCGCAGCAAACAAACCAGCTCCCGCCGAACAAAACGCGCAGGAGTATCGCCACGCTACGCAGATAAAAGACGCTAGCTGCCCGCATCACGGCATGGCAAACGCTAGCTGCGCACAGTCTCACACAGCGATGAAAGAGTGTCCTCATCACGGAAATCACGGAGCGGGCAAAAGTCACGGCTGTAGCGGCGAGAGCGCCAAATCAAAGCCATGCCCAAAATGCGACGCAAAAGCGCAAGGCTGCGCGCAGCATAAAGAGTGCCCTCATCATGACAAAAGCCGCGCAAGCGACGAAGCGCACGCCTGTCCTCATCACAAACACTAAAATTTAATGCGGTCAAGGTCAAATTTGATCGCATTTCCTCATCAAAGTTACGCCTGCCGGCAACATCAAAATCAAGTTAAATTTCACAACAAAGTAGTTAAATTTCGGTTTTAGTCTCGTCGTCTAAAATTTTAAGCAAGCTAGGCATCCTAAACTCGCCGCTCATCCCCTTTACTAGCCGCGCCGCTTCGTCTAC of Campylobacter showae contains these proteins:
- a CDS encoding dehypoxanthine futalosine cyclase, which encodes MNRLSVDEAVNLIENAELNELGAMALARKRELHSDGVTTFIVDRNINYTNACWVDCKFCAFYRDHKDEDAYVLSFEEIGQKIEELIAIGGTQILFQGGVHPKLKIEWYEDLVEFIAKNYPSITIHGFSAVEIDYIARISRISTREALRRLREKGLYSMPGAGAEILSDRVRDVIAPKKCDVQTWLRIHREAHEEGLKTTATMMFGTVETTREIVEHWEHIRSLQDETGGFRAFILWSFQGLNTRLAAERPEIKKQSSNRYLRLLAVSRLFLDNVPNIQSSWVTQGSYIGQLALLFGANDLGSTMMEENVVKAAGASYRMNQDEMIRLIKDIGEKPAKRNTNYDILERFY